TTGGGTATTTAGCTAGCTGAGCTGCTGTTAACGGCCGAAAAAAGGTAGTAGCAGTATGGCCTTCTGGGTTGAAGAGGTGGAGGTCTATCGATAGGTTTGCCAGTGTGCTGGGTGAAATGATTGTCATAGGTAGAGGGTTTAGCGAGTTGTAAATCTCGTGTAGAGTCTTGACAATCTCCTCtcgttttttttctttcttatctcGTATGGTCAGAGTGGAGAAGGCTCGCTTCACGCGTCCCAGAGTGTCTGACATAGTTCTTGCCAAATGTAAGTTGCAAAGGAACTTGACTTGAGCAAAATCTAAGAATTCGAGATGCGTTGACATGAGAAATACTAGAGGGGTACAGCTCGTGGGAACTGGGTATGAGACAATCGCCATATCATAATTCACACTATATTAGTAAGCTTACACAGATGCTATCATATTCACATATTCTACAGCgttactatatatatattcatagTGCAGGTCATATAGCGATAATACCATTAACTTCCAAGGTGATTCCACGTCAAGCtaaaagaggaaaagacagCCCTAAATTGAATGTGGCAGGTTAGGTGAAGTCGCATACTCCTTACCAGCGGAATGCTTTCGATCTATGAACGTGACAAGACTACTGGGAATGTGGAATCTGTGGGTCCGAGTAGTCCAACTGATTCTTTATAGGATTTGTGGCTGGCCTGGGAGATaaaaggagaagaacgaAAGTAACATATTCTACTGCCTTTACATGCCTCCCCCCCTTATCTGGCCGCGTTTCGATCAGGATCCACTGACCTACGCAACACCTACACGTCCTGGAAACGTAGGTAAAACCATGTGACCTAGTAAGTTCAAACTGTAGGTTATGCATGCAACATACTTAGGTTGACTGAGGAGCAAGCCGCAGTTACTAGTAATCCTACGGAGGTCTGATCTTTTAAGCGTCTCAGTACTCTGGGCCCCCGTGAGCTTTTCAATAGATATGCTTTCGGGCACGCCTCTGTACGGGTGATTAAAACTTCGAAAAGGACCAAGGTAAAATACTGTATACATGAACTTGGTCTCGGGCATGTGTCTATCAGTTCCTTAAGGATTTCCTTGGCGCATGTGACCTACTCCTTTCACCTTTGTCTGATGGctatattatctagaaaCAAATGACTGCAGGGGTGCCTTGATATTGCCTATCTAGGTATCTAAACCCTCAGTCATGACAATGGTTGTATTCCCTGATCCTGTTTAGGGCTCAAGCAGATGTCTGTGGATATATATCAGCACTTTTGATTGGCCATATTGAGTTCAACATTGATTATTGTTCCTGATTGGTCACATGAGTACATTTTCCAATCCACCCTTCAACTTATTCTACGACTCACTCGGATCAAGGAAGCCTTCGCGACAAAGAGGAAAACGCTCACTAAGCTTTGCGAGCGCGTTGAATGACCTAAAACATCAGCATTCATCTGACCGACGGGAATGGAACAACCATACATAGAAACCCACACCATAGGACTCGGTTGTATAGGTAGCTTTAGTACCACGGGGAAAATAGAACACGTCCCCCGGTTTCGCGCTCACCGTCTGTCCTGTCTCATCGGAGATCTGGAACTCTCCCTTGGTGATAATCTTCATTTCGTCACACATATATGTGTGCACCAGCGGTGAACCTTTTTCCAGACGAAAGAAGTCACACGAGATGGGCTTTTCAGCGTTGTCCTTGTCGCTAGATTTGATACATTAGTACGTGCACTACGCGGGActggatgatgatcatgaaTGAAATACCTAGAGAAAATATCCCCAAGGAAAGCATTTCCATTTGCGACCAATGGCGGCTTAAAGGTTGCTTACGCATTGGCATGGTGGCTAAATCCAACGGACATCTTGACTTTGGTGTATACGCAAGACGATGTAAGATAACAGTTGTGTGATGAGAGTGTTGGACTATCTTTAAAGCGACTGGACGCTGTTATTTATCCTGTCTTTTATGTGTCCTGTCATTATTCTATGCACTATGCATTGCATATACCGAAGTATCACGTCGGATTAGGACACAGATCCCGCGGTCCTGTCGATATCAATGAGTAAGGCCTCGGGTTCTAAACCTGTAGGTGTAACGGAATACGCGTTGAGCAAGGTCGTTATCGCCACGGATACTATTACTTTCTCTGCCTAGCCATGTCCAGCTAGAAACTCCCTTTAGGAAGGCTATTCTAGTTTCAGATATAATCTTTACAGGAGAAAAAGGTCAACGGTGGGCTATTTGTCAATTGGCAAAGACTCCTATCTATCACCATATCACTCCTCCTATCCTACTGCTGGGTTGAAGAGGCCAGCCACCAGCCTAGCTCGACCCCTAGCCTTCCCCCTTGATCATACATCACCAGATGCCCCGCGTCCTCAATTAATACCACATCTTGAGCATTCAGACTCTCCTTCAGTCTGTCCGCTGTCTCCACAGGAATCCACTTATCCTCTTTGCCCCAGATAATTCTCACCGGCATTCTCTTCCCCACTTCCGGGTATTTCCCCTCAACCTCATCAGTGTGGCGACTATTTGCCTGTACCATCTGTCTCACAAAGGccttcctcccttcctcGGTACTAATCCACGgcctcttcaacatctccatCGTCTCCTTCCCCAACTCACTATATGCCGCGTCTCGTATATATGCTTCCACCACTCCTTCAAATACAGGCCCAGTCAACGTATTAAATAcctcttcattctccgcCACTAACTTGAACAATGGCTGACCGAACGGTCCCAATGCAACCACATTTATGAGACACAGACTGGCATACTCGCAGTTATGCAATATATGAGCACGTAAGGTCATCAGCCCCCCATGATCATGTGAAATGACATGGGCCTTTTCATGTCTCCAATTCTGAGCCCAGGAGTGATAAAGGGCGGCAAAGACCTCCGACTGTTGCGCTAGATTGGCATCCAATGCGTCCTCTTTGGTAATGGTATCCTCCTTACCGGGGAGTGGTTGCCCAAGGGGGCTCTCGCCAAACCCGGGGTTGTCGAAGAGGTAGACATGGAAATATCTGGATAATGATCGTGCGTAGGTATACCAGACACAAGACGACCAGGGGGTACCGTGTACAAAGATCAGTGGTGGCAAGGCATTATTGCCCAGAGATGTCCACCGGATTTGGTAGCTATGGGTATTGGTGGAGTGCTGAAAGATTTGGTTGAGGTGGATGTATTCCATGTGTCTTGGTGACATAATTGAATAGTGTAGGACTTTTTGGGGAAAATGCAAGAGTCAGGAACGTATATATGGGCCTACAAGGTTGAATAACCCCGCAGTATTAGTAATCTGACAAATCCTGAGCATGAGGCAGCAGACTCCGGATTGTCCCAATATTACATGATTGAAACCCAATCGGCCCTGCGGCCTATCACGTTGTTTGGGTCAAACGCGCAGTTCTCACACTTGTAGATTGCGGATTCGCCGCCGAGACGAGTGTAGCCCAGTGACCGGCTCATCTGCACCTTTGCTAAGAAATGCTGGCTTCGAAGGAGCTTTGTGTCCGAGGATACCACTCTGGTATGCCGTAGGCTGGCTCCCATGACTATAGGCCCGTTGCTAAGCTTCAGATACCCTAGGGCCTTCACACCCCCTGTCGGCTTTGCACCCGAGGCGTCCTTCGGGCTTGCCGATAAAGCATTATTCCAGGCATAATATCTGTAGTACCAAGTATATTCGACAATATGATTGAGTTTCCATTGTATTAAGGTATTTACTCATTGGATTATGAACAAACGAGGCAGACCAGGCAAATATCATACTTACCAGACATGTAAAGAAGTCGCTATCGAACCTCTCCAGCTATTCTATCGACACTGAAAAGCAAATTTCAAAGACTGTTCTACTCTCAGCTTTTGTTGTGACCTCCCTTCCGAACGAACCATGACCTCTAAAAAGCTGCACTATTTTGACTTGGAAAGGATGCCCGCTCTTCCGGGGTATCCACCATGGCTTCTGTGGG
This window of the Aspergillus flavus chromosome 8, complete sequence genome carries:
- a CDS encoding putative hydrolases or acyltransferase encodes the protein MSPRHMEYIHLNQIFQHSTNTHSYQIRWTSLGNNALPPLIFVHGTPWSSCVWYTYARSLSRYFHVYLFDNPGFGESPLGQPLPGKEDTITKEDALDANLAQQSEVFAALYHSWAQNWRHEKAHVISHDHGGLMTLRAHILHNCEYASLCLINVVALGPFGQPLFKLVAENEEVFNTLTGPVFEGVVEAYIRDAAYSELGKETMEMLKRPWISTEEGRKAFVRQMVQANSRHTDEVEGKYPEVGKRMPVRIIWGKEDKWIPVETADRLKESLNAQDVVLIEDAGHLVMYDQGGRLGVELGWWLASSTQQ